Sequence from the Corallococcus sp. EGB genome:
ACCGACTTCCGAAGCCGCATCCGTCAACGCGGTGGCACTCCCGAGCGCACCATGCAGCCACGTCACCTGCTTGGAGCCCTGGTCGAGGTAGCGCGTGAAGACGCCGGTGAGGCTGAAGCCCCAAAGGTCGGGAGGACGGGCCGCCAGTTGGGTGAATGCGGCCGCGACGCCGCGCAGGGAGCCCTTCACCTCGTCCGTGGCGTCCAGGACCGCCTGCCGCGTCGATGCCGCGCTCCGGGCCCCACCCCCGACAGCGCTGTCCCCCAGGGCGGTCACGTCGTCGCGTGGCCCCGGACGCCGCAACATCCGCTGGAACACCTCGGGGCCCGAGAGGGAAGGCGGCGGAGAACCCCAGGCGCGTGGGGCCTCATCGCTCGGAGCCTCCACCCATGCGGGCACGGGAGCCGCACGCGGCACGTAGCTCAAGCTCCGGCGACTCCCAGGCGCGTGCGGCACGGAGGCGCATCCCGTGGCCAGCAGCGCCACGGCCAGCACCAGGGCGTCAGCGCGCATTGTCCACCCCCAGGCCCACCGAAGCGAAGGCGCTCGGCCGCAGCGAGCCTTCCCCCTCGGGGAACAGCAGCGTGCCCGCCGTGCCCATGGCGTAGAGCTTCCCTCCCAGGAAGCGCCAGCGCAGCTCCGCCCCGCCCAGGTAGCGCGCCCCGGGCTGGCCCATGCCCATACCCAGCCCCTTCACCGCCACTTCGAGGCTGCGCGCGAAGAGCTGCACCGCCACGCGCCCATCCACGTCGAAACGCCCCCACGAGAAGGCTTCCACTCCCAGCGACAGCTTCAGGTGCTTGGAGAGGCCGCCGTAGCGGACCGCGTCCCAGCCCACCTCCGCCTCGCCATAAGCCGAGTACCCGTCCGGGAAGGGCGCCTCCGCTAGCGGCACTCTCTCCGGCCCTGCGGCCTGGAAGCGCGCCAGTTCGTAGTCCGGGCCGAAGAAGCCCTGTCGGAAGCCGCCGTGCTGCCGGCGCACCTCCAAGCGCAGCCGCATGTCCAGCGTGGGCGTCAACGCATCCGCGCCCGCGCCCACCACGGCTCCCCATGCGCCGCCCTCACCTGGCCGCCCGCCCCAACCGGCAATCAGGTGGGCCTCGAAGCCCGGCCGCACCACCACCACGGCAGTACCGTCCAGGTGCGCCAGCGTCACCGACGGCGCGCGACCTCCGGCCCGTCCCCAGTCATGCACGGCGGAGAGCGACAGCGTGTAGCGGCCCGGCTCGCGGGGCTGGCCGAAGAGGACGTGCTGCACGTCCAGCGCGACTTCCGCCCCCATGAGGCGCGCGCCCAGCACGTCCGAGGCAAAGGCTTGCGTGTAGAGAGGGCCCAACGTCCCGGTGAGGAAGCCTCCGGCCGGGTGGTAGTCGGGATTGCTTCGGTTGGAGTAGCGCCGCACGAGGTGCCCCGACAGCAGGCTGTAGGACTCCAGCCCGCCGAACCAGACGCCCACGGGCGCGTTGTCCGAGCCCAGCTTGAGGCCGCGCACCACCTGCCCGAAGTCTGAGAGGCTGTCCCAGTCCTCCCGCCGCACGAGGCCCGCGTCTTCCCCTCCACCCCACAGCCGCAGCCGCACCGGGGCGCCCAGGTTGAAGCCGAACTCCGCGCCTCCGTCGAGGATGAAGGTCGGCTCCACCTGGAGGAAGCCCTCGCCCGAGCCGATGCCCGCGCGCGGCAACAGGGCCCACGTCGTCGCGTCCAGCCGCAGCAGCGAGCGCCACGTAGTGGCCCGCGTGCGCCGCTCCTCCTCCACGGGCGGCACCTCCGGGACGTCCTCCGCCCATGCGGCAACCGGCCACAACAACCACAGCCATACGGCCCACCGTCTTGTCATTCGCATACACGCCTCCCAGCAATGCCCCCAGCGAGGGGAGCAAAGGACACACGTCTGACGTTCAGCTCGGCTTGGGGCCGGCCGCGCGTCATGACTCAGGATTGAAAGGAATGGGTGCCGGCCGCGTCAGGCCAGCGGGCGTCAGTGCTTTGTCACGCGCAGCGCGCCGGGCCTTGGCTCCGTCGTCGTCTCGTCCGCGCTGCGTGCCGGAAAGGGCTCCGTGCGGATGTCGTCCTGACTCCGCCGAGGGAAGGCGGGAAGGATGCCGCCCTCGTCCTCCACCAAGTTCAATTCCTCCAGCGCTTCGCCTCCCTCCAGCATCGCCACCTGGACTTCCTTCACCGCGTCCGCCCCCGTGAAGGGCCCCAGACGTGCCAGTTGCGCGCGCAGCTCCACCTCCAGCGCCGCTGCCGTCGCGAAGCGAGAGGACGGATTGCGGCTCAGCAGTCGGAGGAAGACGGTGCGCAGCGACTTGGACAGCCCGAAGGCTGCCTCCTTCACGTCCTCGACCCGGTAGGCCATGGCGCACCGGAGCGCGTCCTCCATGAAGGGCGGAGGGTGTGCCCCCATGGACAAAGCCGTCATCTTCAAGGCCTTCAGGTACTGCTCCCGCGAGCGACGGAAGGGAGCGTCCTCCGGGTGGATGTCGCCCGGGTCATACAGGTGCCGTCCCGTGGCGAACTCCAACAGCGTCAATCCCAGGGAGAAGAGGTCCGAGCGAGCGTCCGTCGCCTCCCCCAGCAGCGCCTCCGGTGAGGCGTAGATGACGTCCCCGACAGGGCGCGGCATCGTCGTGGACGGGCGCCCCTGGAGCAGGGAGAAGGCCACGCCGAAGTCCGTCAGGGCCACGCCGCCACCGGGCCGCAAGCGGATGCAGCCGGGGTTGATGTCGCGGTTGACGATGCCCAGGGGATTGCCCGCGTCGTCCGTGCGCGTGTGCGCATGCGCCAGGGCCGCCGCCACCTCTGCCCCCACGTAGAGGACGAAGGATTCGGAGAAGTAGTGCCCCCGAAGCTGGGCGATGTCGAGGAGGGTGTTCAGGCTGAAGCCCTCGATGTGCTCCATGACGGCGCCCAGGCCGTGCTTCATCTCGAAGAGGCCATGGACGCGGGCGATGTTGGGGTGCTGGAGGAATTGCGCCAGCCGCACCTCCTCCTCCAGCCGCGCGCGAGCCCGGAGGAAGCGCTCCGTTGCGGGCCCCTCCGGCAGAGGGACGCACTTCACCAGGACCTTGCCCCGGTAGCCGTCGGGAGTTCGAGGCCGCGCGTAGAGGACACGTTCGCCGTTCCGGCCGGTGCCTAGGTCCTGGAAGAACTCGTAGGCCGTGTCTCCATCGCAAAAGAGGACCGTGCCCCCGGCGAGCCGGGAGTCAGCGCCACTGGACATGGAAGGGGCTCCTGAATGCCCGCGCGAGGGAGCCGCGCAAAGGCAGACAGAAAGCTACCTCCGGCTGCCTTCCTCCAGGAACGACTTCACAGGTCACTTACTTCAAATTTCCCTGGTATTCCTGGAGTTGTTCACGCGGCTCCAGAAACGCAACGAGTCTTTACACTCCGGGCTCAGGGCCAGCGGTCCACGACAAAAGCCACAGCCGTGCGGGAGAAGAGGACTGCGCCCGGCTTCGAGCCCTCCCACGCCGCCTCCGGTCCGTTCCGCCCAATTGCGAGGCAGACGGGAACGGTACGCCCGTCCGCAAATCGCGCTTCGGTGTAGCGGGCCAACAGGAACGTCCCGTCTCCCGTCCATAGCCGCCCGTAGAACACCGTGCCCTTGGGGATATACCGGCTGCCACTTCGGACAACTCCCGTGACCGGGCCATCCCTGAACAGCCCCTCATCGCCTGGAGAACCCGGTTGGCTCTTGTCGATGGTGAGCATCACCGAGTTGCCCGGGTCCAGTTGCAGCCCACCATCATCGATTGCATTGAACATGGCGTTGCGGGCCTCTTCGGGGCATGCCCCCGACTCGGGACGTACCTGGGAACTGCTGGGGCAACCGAGTTGCAAGGCCACGGCGGCGCTCGCCGCAGCGCACTTCGCGAAGAACTCCGCCCTGGCGCTAGGAGTGGTGGCCTTCTTGGCCGGGGCGTTGGACGGGCTTGCGACGATGGGGGCACGCTTCACGGCGGAGCTTTCCTTCCGGACAGGATCAAGAGGGGGCAAAGCTACCCCAGGGGATGACGCGGTCAGCATGTCGCCCGCGTCAGGTGAGAGGGCCGCGTCCTCCGAATCGGTGGGCGCGAGAGAAGGCACGAGGGAGGCGAACCCTGCATCCCTCGGCGCGGCGGGCTCAGCGGGACGCCCGGCAGCTTCCATGGGGGCCGCAGTCGGAGACATGGGACGCAGCCACATGAACGCCCCCACCACGGCCGCCACGACGAGGACGGCCACTCCGGCGCCCACGACACGGGCCCGCCGGACACGACGGGCGGGGGGCTCCTCGTCCGTGTTGGTGGCCGGAGCCGTTGGGGGCTTCAGCGAAGGAGCATGGACGGGCACGGTCCATTCAGGCCCCGCCTCGCCCGCGAGGGCTTCCAGTTCGCGACGCATCACTTCCGCCGTGGGAGGGCGCTCTTCTGGCTTCCGCGCGATGAAGCGCATCGCCACGTCGCTCAGTCCCGCTGGCACCCGCGCGTTCAGCTCCCGGGCTTGCAGGGGCACCCAGCGCCCCTCGACGGCGGCCTTCGGAGAACCGCTCGCGGGCTCCGGCGTCGTCAGCACGTCATAGAGACAGACGCCCAGCGCGTAGACGTCATCCGTCACCTTAAACTCGTAGCGCGCGCCCTTCTCGTCTCCGTGCTCTTTGAAGAAGCGCGAGGCCTCGGGCGAGCGGTAGCGGCGAGTGCCCGGAGGCAGGGGGGCGTCCGTCAAGTCCTCGGCGTGGGTGTAGTCCCCTGCGCTGAAGTCGAGGATGGCAGGCTCGCCGTCCTTGGCTCGCACCATGATGTTGGCGAGCTTCAAGTCGCGGTGGAAGACGCCGCGACCATGCATGTAGTTCATGGCGCCCGCGAGCTTCTCGAAGACGCGGACCACCTCCTGCGCCGTGGGGTGCATCCGCTCCACCCACTCCGCCAAGGTGTAGCCCTCCACGAAGTCGAGGACGACGTAGAGCCAGCCCGTGCGGTAGTCCGGCCAGCGCCCATGGGCATGGAGGCCGACGATGTTCGCGTGGGTCAAGTGAACGAGACAGCCCAACTCACGCTTCAATCGTGCGTCCGCCTGC
This genomic interval carries:
- a CDS encoding protein kinase, with protein sequence MSSGADSRLAGGTVLFCDGDTAYEFFQDLGTGRNGERVLYARPRTPDGYRGKVLVKCVPLPEGPATERFLRARARLEEEVRLAQFLQHPNIARVHGLFEMKHGLGAVMEHIEGFSLNTLLDIAQLRGHYFSESFVLYVGAEVAAALAHAHTRTDDAGNPLGIVNRDINPGCIRLRPGGGVALTDFGVAFSLLQGRPSTTMPRPVGDVIYASPEALLGEATDARSDLFSLGLTLLEFATGRHLYDPGDIHPEDAPFRRSREQYLKALKMTALSMGAHPPPFMEDALRCAMAYRVEDVKEAAFGLSKSLRTVFLRLLSRNPSSRFATAAALEVELRAQLARLGPFTGADAVKEVQVAMLEGGEALEELNLVEDEGGILPAFPRRSQDDIRTEPFPARSADETTTEPRPGALRVTKH
- a CDS encoding serine/threonine-protein kinase, with translation MLTVIHHPASLPPGYLFDGWRVVKLLGAGTYGAVYRVEKGGQHCAMKIAMHRPGSGDAEQADARLKRELGCLVHLTHANIVGLHAHGRWPDYRTGWLYVVLDFVEGYTLAEWVERMHPTAQEVVRVFEKLAGAMNYMHGRGVFHRDLKLANIMVRAKDGEPAILDFSAGDYTHAEDLTDAPLPPGTRRYRSPEASRFFKEHGDEKGARYEFKVTDDVYALGVCLYDVLTTPEPASGSPKAAVEGRWVPLQARELNARVPAGLSDVAMRFIARKPEERPPTAEVMRRELEALAGEAGPEWTVPVHAPSLKPPTAPATNTDEEPPARRVRRARVVGAGVAVLVVAAVVGAFMWLRPMSPTAAPMEAAGRPAEPAAPRDAGFASLVPSLAPTDSEDAALSPDAGDMLTASSPGVALPPLDPVRKESSAVKRAPIVASPSNAPAKKATTPSARAEFFAKCAAASAAVALQLGCPSSSQVRPESGACPEEARNAMFNAIDDGGLQLDPGNSVMLTIDKSQPGSPGDEGLFRDGPVTGVVRSGSRYIPKGTVFYGRLWTGDGTFLLARYTEARFADGRTVPVCLAIGRNGPEAAWEGSKPGAVLFSRTAVAFVVDRWP